The following proteins come from a genomic window of Pseudodesulfovibrio sp. S3:
- a CDS encoding efflux RND transporter permease subunit codes for MDIIGTAIRKPVAVLVGVILVSLFGMVALLSLPYQLSPNVTEPVISVTTTWTGATPYEMERDVVEEQEKVLKGIPGLIQMESSNYDSRSELTLKFEIGTEIDKALLRVSNKLDEVPEYPDDVDRPIISATGASTSPVIWLILEPLPDNHQDISTYLTFFENEVRQYIERVNGVADLFVGGGREDEMHIIVDPVKLASYNLTVTELISVLKSENISLSAGTLGVGRRDYRIRTPAEFKSPEDIKSVVISSSGQFRVSLGDVATVSRGNEKPTVAMQYNGEKGMVVGIKPEPGTNVLAMTDDVHAVVEQLNAGPLAEKGIHFNWVYDQRPYINGAIDLVKNNIIIGSILAIVVLFVFLQSFSSTIIVAVSIPVSIIGAFIMFAAAGRSLNIVSMAGISFAVGMLVDNAIVVLENVDRHRRMGKSAFNAAYDGTSEVWGAVLASTLTTVAVFLPVVFMEQEAGQLFKDIAIAVTCAIALSLFVSVLVIPMLANQFYRIAERKKEKPETADGPRKPAGLSIAKAALKPLTAFGGKLSDGITALLRLAIDNWKNRLVTIFGMTLASVLLVVSLFPKMEYLPQGNRNLIINILIPPPGLSFEERDDIGRNVFDQVKPHFRKEVDGMPGIENLFFVSAPTINLFGAISTQEQNSRALIPLFTRVLNSIPGMFGVSLQASIFEQGLGEGRVINVDFSGDNLEKLVAVAGTMFGMTMQSIQGAQIRPVPSLELLYPEVRFHPYRDRVKAVGLTSLDLGTALDVMLDGRNIGDFKEEGKKKIDLVLKASNEDVSTPEELYSQLVATPKGWAVPLSSLAGIENTYGVNEIRHLERKRTITLQVTPPTDMPLQSAMEIIEQQLIPAVQQTGLMEDVSVRLSGAADKLTVTRDALKWNFILALIITYLLMAALFENFIYPLIILFTVPLAGAGGFLGLWLENLFIAQQPLDILTMLGFVILIGVVVNNAILIVHQSLGNVREHGMEHKEAIIEATRTRLRPIYMSAATSVFGMLPLAVAPGPGSELYRGLGAVVLGGLALSTVFTVFVIPALLMFVIGMEKKGGSKGEA; via the coding sequence ATGGATATCATAGGAACCGCCATACGAAAACCCGTGGCCGTGCTCGTGGGGGTCATCTTGGTTTCCCTGTTCGGCATGGTGGCCCTGCTCAGCCTGCCGTACCAGCTTTCGCCGAATGTGACCGAGCCGGTCATCTCCGTCACCACCACCTGGACCGGAGCGACTCCCTACGAGATGGAGCGTGACGTTGTCGAGGAGCAGGAGAAAGTGCTCAAGGGCATTCCCGGATTGATCCAGATGGAGAGCTCCAACTACGACAGCCGGTCCGAGTTGACCTTGAAGTTCGAGATCGGCACAGAGATTGACAAGGCACTTCTGCGCGTCTCCAACAAGCTTGACGAGGTTCCGGAGTATCCGGACGATGTCGATCGGCCCATTATTTCGGCCACCGGTGCATCCACCTCCCCGGTCATCTGGTTGATCCTTGAGCCTCTGCCGGACAATCATCAGGACATCTCCACCTATCTGACCTTTTTTGAAAACGAGGTCCGGCAGTACATCGAGCGCGTGAACGGTGTGGCGGATCTGTTCGTGGGCGGCGGCCGGGAAGACGAAATGCACATCATCGTCGATCCCGTCAAGCTGGCCTCCTACAACCTGACGGTTACAGAACTCATCAGCGTGTTGAAGAGCGAGAATATCTCCCTGTCCGCAGGCACTCTCGGCGTGGGACGCCGGGACTACCGCATTCGAACTCCTGCCGAATTCAAGTCGCCAGAAGACATCAAGTCCGTCGTCATTTCCTCGTCGGGGCAATTTCGTGTTTCCCTGGGCGATGTGGCCACGGTTTCCCGGGGCAACGAGAAGCCCACAGTGGCCATGCAGTACAATGGCGAAAAGGGCATGGTCGTGGGCATCAAGCCGGAGCCTGGAACCAACGTCCTGGCCATGACCGACGATGTACATGCCGTGGTGGAGCAGCTCAACGCCGGTCCCCTGGCTGAGAAAGGCATCCATTTCAATTGGGTGTATGATCAGCGGCCCTACATCAACGGCGCCATTGACCTGGTGAAGAACAACATCATCATCGGTTCCATCCTGGCTATCGTGGTCCTGTTCGTCTTTCTCCAATCCTTCAGTTCCACCATCATCGTGGCAGTCAGCATCCCGGTGTCCATCATCGGTGCCTTCATCATGTTCGCGGCAGCAGGGCGTTCGCTCAACATCGTGTCCATGGCGGGCATCTCCTTTGCCGTGGGCATGCTCGTGGACAACGCCATCGTGGTGCTCGAAAACGTGGACCGGCATCGCCGCATGGGCAAGTCCGCGTTCAATGCCGCCTACGACGGGACCAGCGAGGTCTGGGGAGCGGTGCTCGCTTCCACACTGACCACCGTGGCCGTGTTCCTGCCTGTGGTCTTCATGGAGCAGGAAGCCGGACAGTTGTTCAAGGACATCGCCATTGCCGTGACTTGCGCCATTGCCCTGTCTCTGTTCGTGTCCGTGCTGGTCATCCCCATGCTCGCCAACCAGTTTTACAGAATTGCCGAGCGCAAAAAGGAAAAGCCGGAGACTGCCGATGGTCCGAGAAAGCCTGCAGGACTGTCCATTGCCAAGGCCGCGCTCAAGCCTCTGACCGCCTTTGGCGGCAAGTTGTCCGACGGCATAACCGCTCTCCTGCGGCTGGCCATCGACAACTGGAAAAACCGGCTGGTTACGATTTTCGGCATGACCCTGGCGTCTGTCCTTCTGGTTGTGTCCCTGTTCCCGAAGATGGAATACCTGCCCCAGGGCAATCGCAACCTGATAATCAACATCCTCATCCCCCCGCCGGGCCTGTCCTTCGAAGAGCGTGACGACATAGGCCGGAATGTCTTTGATCAGGTGAAGCCTCACTTCAGGAAGGAAGTGGACGGTATGCCCGGCATCGAGAACCTTTTCTTTGTTTCCGCGCCGACCATCAACCTGTTCGGAGCCATCTCCACCCAGGAACAGAACTCCCGCGCGTTGATTCCGCTGTTTACGCGTGTTCTCAACTCCATCCCCGGCATGTTCGGCGTGTCGTTGCAGGCGTCCATCTTTGAGCAGGGACTGGGTGAGGGGCGTGTCATCAACGTGGACTTTTCCGGCGACAATCTGGAAAAGTTGGTGGCGGTGGCCGGAACCATGTTCGGCATGACCATGCAGTCCATTCAAGGCGCCCAGATTCGTCCCGTTCCGTCACTGGAACTGCTCTATCCCGAGGTGCGCTTCCATCCTTATCGCGATCGTGTCAAGGCCGTGGGGCTGACCTCCCTGGACCTCGGTACCGCCTTGGACGTCATGCTTGACGGACGGAATATCGGAGACTTCAAGGAAGAGGGAAAGAAGAAGATCGACCTTGTTCTCAAGGCGTCCAACGAGGATGTGTCCACGCCCGAGGAACTCTATTCCCAGTTGGTGGCGACACCCAAGGGTTGGGCCGTGCCCCTCTCCTCGCTGGCCGGTATCGAAAACACCTATGGTGTGAATGAGATTCGCCATTTGGAGCGTAAACGTACCATCACCCTGCAGGTGACGCCTCCGACGGACATGCCGTTGCAGAGCGCCATGGAAATCATCGAGCAGCAGCTTATCCCGGCCGTGCAACAGACCGGCCTGATGGAAGACGTGTCCGTGCGGCTTTCCGGCGCTGCCGACAAGCTGACCGTGACCCGTGACGCCTTGAAGTGGAACTTCATCCTGGCGCTCATCATCACGTACCTGCTCATGGCCGCGTTGTTTGAAAACTTCATTTATCCGCTGATCATCCTGTTTACCGTTCCCCTGGCGGGTGCGGGCGGATTTCTCGGGCTGTGGCTGGAGAACCTGTTCATAGCCCAGCAGCCGCTGGACATTCTGACCATGCTCGGATTCGTCATTCTTATCGGCGTGGTCGTGAACAACGCCATCCTCATCGTGCACCAGTCTCTGGGCAATGTCCGTGAGCATGGCATGGAGCACAAGGAAGCGATCATCGAGGCCACCAGGACACGGTTGCGCCCCATTTACATGTCCGCTGCCACGTCGGTTTTCGGCATGTTGCCCCTGGCCGTGGCTCCGGGTCCCGGTTCGGAGCTGTATCGCGGCTTGGGTGCCGTGGTACTCGGCGGTCTGGCCCTGTCCACGGTTTTCACCGTGTTCGTCATTCCGGCCCTGCTCATGTTCGTCATCGGCATGGAAAAGAAGGGCGGAAGCAAGGGCGAGGCATAG
- a CDS encoding late competence development ComFB family protein: MAKKTFEINGVDVSKITNRNESRVAKLIPNILEEYYADYIFEDLDIQDIYALTLNLIPAGYAQAGSIVLSNRISDYEINKEIRVAVERVLDNPTRSDI; encoded by the coding sequence ATGGCAAAAAAGACTTTTGAGATCAATGGAGTGGATGTTTCAAAGATAACCAACCGCAACGAATCTCGTGTGGCGAAACTGATACCGAACATACTGGAAGAATATTACGCAGATTATATTTTTGAAGACCTGGATATTCAGGACATATACGCCCTGACCCTCAACCTCATCCCGGCCGGATATGCCCAGGCCGGTTCCATCGTGCTCTCCAACAGGATTTCGGATTACGAGATCAACAAGGAAATCCGCGTTGCGGTCGAACGGGTCCTCGACAATCCCACACGCTCGGATATCTAA
- a CDS encoding pyridoxal phosphate-dependent aminotransferase: MSISQRCCGITPFLAMEINERAEAMEQAGESVIRMCVGEPDFDTPGCVNQASCKALENGKTHYTHSLGIRELREAICEDYRKRYGVTVEPENVVVTQGTSPAMLALFSTILESGDKVITSDPCYACYDNFITFAGAEPVKVPVFEDDAFQYRVSAIRAALDANEGIKAILINSPANPTGTLLPRERMQAIADIARERDIWIVSDEIYHGLVYGEEAHSILEFTDKTFVLNGFSKLYAMTGWRLGYMIAPPDFMRTLRNLCQNFFISANTMAQWGGIAALKEAAPDVERMKNTYNKRRMYILKRLKDMGLSIKHEPTGAFYVLVNMRHLAAKFDGSSLELAYDMLEKAKIAVTPGIDFGQGAEGYIRFSYATSMENIAEGMNRLESYLKTHA, encoded by the coding sequence ATGAGCATCTCACAACGCTGCTGCGGCATCACCCCGTTTCTGGCCATGGAAATCAACGAAAGGGCCGAGGCCATGGAACAGGCCGGGGAGTCCGTCATTCGCATGTGCGTGGGTGAACCTGATTTCGACACGCCCGGGTGTGTCAACCAGGCCTCCTGCAAGGCGCTGGAAAACGGCAAGACCCACTACACCCACTCCCTGGGCATCAGGGAACTGCGGGAAGCCATCTGCGAGGATTACCGCAAACGGTACGGCGTGACCGTGGAACCGGAAAACGTGGTGGTCACCCAGGGAACCAGTCCGGCCATGCTAGCGCTGTTTTCCACCATCCTGGAGAGCGGCGACAAAGTCATCACCTCGGACCCGTGCTATGCCTGCTACGACAATTTCATCACCTTTGCCGGGGCCGAGCCGGTCAAGGTCCCCGTATTCGAAGACGACGCCTTCCAGTACCGCGTGTCCGCCATACGGGCGGCCCTTGACGCCAACGAGGGCATCAAGGCCATCCTGATCAACTCCCCGGCCAACCCCACCGGCACCCTGCTGCCCAGGGAACGCATGCAGGCCATCGCCGACATTGCCCGGGAGCGGGACATCTGGATCGTGTCCGACGAAATCTATCACGGCCTGGTGTATGGGGAGGAAGCGCATTCCATCCTGGAATTCACGGACAAGACGTTCGTACTCAACGGATTCTCCAAGCTCTACGCCATGACCGGCTGGCGGCTGGGCTACATGATCGCGCCCCCGGATTTCATGCGCACCCTTCGCAACCTCTGCCAGAATTTCTTCATTTCCGCCAATACCATGGCCCAATGGGGTGGGATCGCCGCACTCAAGGAGGCGGCCCCGGACGTGGAGCGCATGAAGAACACCTACAACAAACGGCGCATGTATATCCTGAAAAGACTCAAGGACATGGGACTGAGCATCAAGCACGAACCCACCGGAGCCTTCTACGTACTGGTGAACATGCGCCACCTGGCCGCGAAGTTCGACGGCAGTTCCCTGGAACTGGCCTACGACATGCTGGAAAAAGCGAAAATCGCCGTCACTCCGGGCATAGACTTCGGCCAGGGAGCCGAGGGCTACATCCGCTTTTCCTACGCCACCTCCATGGAAAACATCGCGGAAGGCATGAACCGGCTGGAAAGCTATCTGAAAACACACGCTTAA
- a CDS encoding peptidylprolyl isomerase — MTAQKGSTVKVHYTGTLKADGSQFDSSEGRDPLMFTLGEGMVIAGFEKAVIGKSVGDTVTVEIPPEDGYGSPNEQLVFQVRKEQLPPTVELEEGAMLEIRTEDGEPAYVRVTDFDDELVTLDGNHPLAGQTLVFDIEVVEVA; from the coding sequence ATGACTGCGCAGAAAGGCAGCACCGTCAAGGTTCATTACACCGGCACCCTCAAGGCTGACGGCAGCCAGTTCGATTCAAGCGAAGGCCGCGACCCGCTGATGTTCACGCTGGGCGAAGGCATGGTCATCGCCGGTTTTGAGAAAGCCGTGATCGGAAAATCCGTGGGCGACACCGTGACTGTGGAAATTCCGCCCGAGGACGGCTACGGCTCTCCCAATGAACAGTTGGTCTTTCAGGTTCGCAAGGAACAGCTTCCCCCCACCGTGGAACTGGAAGAGGGAGCGATGCTGGAAATCCGTACCGAAGACGGCGAACCAGCTTATGTGCGCGTTACCGATTTCGACGACGAACTGGTCACCCTCGACGGCAACCATCCCCTTGCCGGACAAACCCTTGTGTTTGATATTGAGGTCGTAGAAGTAGCTTAA
- the trpS gene encoding tryptophan--tRNA ligase has protein sequence MSEKQRILSGMRPTGPLHLGHYFGVIDNWLKLQEEYDCYFFVADWHALTSEYADPSRIKGFIPGLVKDWVAAGLDPDKCAIFQQSMIKEHAELNLLLSMYTPLGWLERCPTFKDQKEQLTQKDLNTHGFLGYPVLMSVDILMYKPFAVPVGKDQLPHLELTREIARRFNHLTGSAVFPEPADMLTEAPVLPGLDGRKMSKSYGNSIMLSEPLDEIMPKVRGMKTDENRQRKSDPGDPKVCNLFPYHKLMTDPARLPEIEAGCKDASWGCVDCKKVLMESLEAFLTPLHERRAACTDERVQEILEAGNAKARAYAQKTMEEVRKVLNFDF, from the coding sequence ATGAGCGAAAAACAACGCATTCTCTCCGGCATGAGGCCCACCGGCCCCCTCCATCTCGGTCACTACTTCGGCGTCATCGACAACTGGCTCAAGCTCCAGGAAGAGTACGACTGCTACTTTTTCGTTGCCGACTGGCATGCCCTGACCAGCGAATATGCCGATCCTTCCAGAATCAAGGGATTCATTCCGGGCCTGGTCAAGGACTGGGTGGCCGCCGGCCTGGACCCGGACAAATGCGCCATTTTCCAACAATCCATGATCAAGGAACATGCGGAGCTCAACCTGCTCCTGTCCATGTACACCCCTCTCGGCTGGCTGGAACGGTGTCCCACCTTCAAGGACCAGAAAGAGCAATTGACCCAGAAGGACCTGAACACTCACGGTTTCCTGGGATACCCCGTACTCATGTCCGTGGACATCCTCATGTACAAGCCGTTTGCCGTGCCCGTGGGCAAGGACCAGTTGCCGCATCTGGAACTGACCCGCGAGATCGCCCGCCGCTTCAACCACCTCACGGGTTCCGCAGTCTTCCCTGAACCGGCGGACATGCTCACCGAGGCACCTGTCCTGCCCGGCCTTGACGGCCGCAAGATGTCAAAGAGCTACGGAAATTCCATCATGCTCTCCGAGCCTCTTGACGAAATCATGCCCAAGGTACGCGGCATGAAGACCGACGAGAACCGGCAGCGCAAGTCCGATCCGGGCGATCCCAAGGTCTGCAACCTCTTCCCCTACCACAAGCTCATGACCGACCCGGCCCGACTGCCGGAGATCGAGGCGGGCTGCAAAGACGCATCCTGGGGCTGCGTGGACTGCAAGAAGGTACTCATGGAGTCCCTGGAAGCATTCCTCACGCCCCTGCACGAACGCCGGGCCGCCTGCACCGATGAGCGGGTTCAGGAAATACTGGAAGCAGGCAATGCCAAGGCGCGCGCCTATGCCCAAAAAACCATGGAAGAAGTCAGGAAAGTACTGAACTTCGACTTCTAG
- a CDS encoding site-2 protease family protein: MFDITAQDIQLYLIMAPGLLVALVCHEVAHGYVAFLLGDPTAKSQGRLTLNPLKHLDPIGTLAFFFVQFGWARPVPVNARYFRNPRQGMMYTAMAGPGANFALAALFALAFHMMSAFGVSGRSSLYAMTYYGVFINLILAAFNLLPIPPLDGSNVLAYFLPPKAAFKFMSLSRYGFVILIGIILLGRFTGFNLVGQIILPIVRGLASVLGVPV; encoded by the coding sequence ATGTTTGACATCACTGCACAAGACATCCAGCTCTATCTGATCATGGCACCGGGACTCCTGGTAGCCCTGGTCTGCCACGAAGTGGCCCACGGGTATGTTGCCTTCCTCTTGGGCGATCCCACCGCCAAGTCGCAGGGGAGGCTGACTTTGAACCCGCTCAAGCACCTCGATCCCATAGGCACCCTGGCCTTCTTTTTCGTCCAGTTCGGCTGGGCCAGACCCGTGCCTGTCAACGCCCGATATTTCCGCAATCCGCGTCAGGGGATGATGTACACGGCCATGGCCGGTCCGGGTGCCAATTTCGCCCTGGCCGCCCTGTTCGCCCTGGCCTTCCACATGATGTCCGCCTTTGGCGTGAGCGGCCGGAGTTCCCTGTACGCCATGACCTACTACGGCGTGTTCATCAATCTCATCCTGGCCGCCTTCAACCTGCTGCCCATACCGCCGCTGGACGGCAGCAACGTCCTTGCATATTTTCTGCCGCCAAAGGCAGCGTTCAAATTCATGTCCCTGAGCCGTTACGGCTTCGTCATCCTGATTGGCATCATCCTGCTCGGTCGATTCACCGGTTTCAACCTCGTGGGTCAGATCATTCTTCCCATCGTAAGAGGCCTGGCTTCCGTGCTGGGCGTGCCTGTCTAA
- a CDS encoding HD domain-containing phosphohydrolase, producing MKYFPISPLILRPDFRGPFDIYLRHDNNYVLFNAQNRLLSQAKRDELAATDIDYVYIEEDSLKSYNAYLRANLMGVLNDENIPLNHRSQAWANAATALAKELFEINLPGPAFKKRYNRFEELINNSASFVQSPLSLKHITRFINKGYDTYQHGVSTMVYAVNLIQEYDFEDCDSLACGMGALLHDIGKVGLPENIVNADPSGLSPDEFAVLSMHPMIGVRNCANFNLPIIATNCILFHHERADGKGYPTQATHAEIPLPIRIVALCDRYDNLTRNRPFKRALKPFDALKVITDDKGLVEPDMLKRFIGLLSRAEIV from the coding sequence ATGAAATACTTTCCCATATCCCCGTTGATTCTACGCCCTGATTTCAGAGGGCCATTCGACATCTACCTGCGGCATGACAACAACTATGTCCTGTTCAACGCCCAAAACCGTCTTCTCTCACAGGCAAAAAGAGACGAACTGGCAGCCACTGATATCGATTACGTTTACATTGAGGAAGACTCCCTGAAGAGTTACAACGCCTACCTCCGTGCAAACCTTATGGGAGTGTTGAACGACGAGAACATTCCCCTCAACCATCGCTCCCAGGCGTGGGCAAACGCGGCGACCGCCCTGGCCAAGGAACTCTTCGAAATCAACCTACCCGGCCCCGCCTTCAAGAAGCGGTATAACCGATTCGAAGAATTGATCAACAACAGCGCGAGTTTCGTGCAGTCACCCTTGTCCCTGAAGCACATCACCCGATTCATCAACAAGGGTTACGACACCTATCAGCACGGCGTCAGCACCATGGTTTACGCCGTCAACCTGATCCAGGAATACGACTTCGAGGATTGTGACAGCCTGGCCTGCGGCATGGGCGCATTGCTCCACGACATAGGCAAGGTGGGGCTGCCCGAAAACATCGTCAATGCCGACCCTTCGGGGCTGTCGCCCGACGAGTTCGCGGTTCTCTCCATGCACCCCATGATCGGCGTACGGAACTGCGCAAATTTCAACCTGCCGATCATCGCCACGAACTGCATCCTGTTCCATCACGAACGGGCCGACGGCAAAGGGTATCCCACTCAGGCCACCCATGCCGAAATCCCTTTGCCCATCCGCATTGTGGCTTTGTGTGACCGCTACGACAACCTGACACGCAACCGGCCTTTCAAAAGGGCGCTCAAACCCTTTGACGCCCTCAAGGTGATAACCGACGACAAGGGACTGGTTGAGCCGGATATGCTGAAACGATTCATCGGGCTGCTCTCCAGGGCTGAGATCGTCTAG
- a CDS encoding response regulator produces the protein MSQTKILVVDDEKHIRMLYREELEADGYTVATSDGEEDILEVMARETPTIVILDIKLGVNRSGLDLLQEIRTKDQQIPVILSTAYDSFQHDLKSIAADYYVVKSVDLTELKDKVKMALNKACI, from the coding sequence ATGAGCCAAACTAAGATTCTTGTAGTCGATGACGAAAAGCACATCCGCATGCTCTACCGGGAAGAACTGGAAGCCGACGGCTATACTGTCGCAACGTCCGACGGCGAGGAAGACATCCTCGAAGTCATGGCCCGCGAAACCCCGACCATCGTCATCCTGGACATCAAACTTGGTGTTAATCGTTCCGGCCTGGACCTGCTACAGGAAATCCGCACCAAGGATCAACAGATTCCGGTCATCCTTTCCACCGCCTACGATTCCTTTCAGCACGATCTGAAATCCATCGCAGCCGACTACTACGTGGTCAAATCCGTGGACCTGACCGAATTGAAAGACAAGGTCAAAATGGCTTTGAACAAGGCCTGCATCTAA
- a CDS encoding TIGR00269 family protein: MKCIRCKKTAHVSLPSHHSGFCSECYPLFFTKQVETAIRREKMFTHDERILVALSGGKDSLALMLELQLQGYDVTGLHIDLAIPGSSEKARSKVENFCDMHGLKLHVFEMEAWGLPIPDVKKHVKRPVCAVCGKMKRHHFNRIAVEQGFDALATGHNLDDEVARLFANTLRWDTAYLSDQGPVLPASPGFVRKVKPLFRLSEFETANYAFMKGIEIHSDPCPYASGASFTSHKELWGELEHRSPGQKFQFYQSFLKNGKPAFANLEEEVGAELAPCVECGSPTSAGTCSVCRIRKAVQDSKAKDD, translated from the coding sequence ATGAAGTGCATACGCTGCAAGAAAACGGCCCATGTTTCCCTGCCCAGCCACCACTCCGGGTTCTGCTCGGAATGCTATCCGCTGTTTTTCACCAAACAGGTGGAGACTGCCATCCGCCGCGAAAAGATGTTCACCCATGATGAGCGTATTCTTGTGGCCCTGTCCGGCGGCAAGGATTCCCTGGCGTTGATGCTTGAGCTCCAGCTTCAGGGGTATGATGTCACGGGGTTGCACATTGATCTCGCCATACCCGGTTCTTCCGAAAAGGCCCGCAGCAAGGTGGAGAACTTCTGCGACATGCACGGCCTGAAACTTCATGTCTTTGAGATGGAGGCGTGGGGATTGCCCATCCCGGACGTCAAGAAGCACGTCAAGCGGCCCGTCTGCGCCGTGTGCGGCAAGATGAAGCGGCACCATTTTAATCGCATCGCCGTGGAGCAAGGATTCGACGCCCTGGCCACAGGCCACAACCTGGATGATGAAGTGGCCCGGCTCTTTGCCAATACCCTGCGTTGGGATACCGCCTATCTGTCGGATCAGGGACCGGTGCTGCCCGCTTCACCGGGGTTCGTGCGCAAGGTCAAGCCGTTGTTTCGTTTGAGCGAGTTCGAGACTGCCAACTATGCGTTCATGAAGGGCATCGAGATTCATTCGGACCCGTGTCCCTATGCCTCCGGGGCCAGCTTCACCAGTCACAAGGAATTGTGGGGCGAGTTGGAACACCGCAGTCCCGGCCAGAAATTCCAATTCTATCAGTCCTTTCTCAAGAATGGCAAACCCGCATTCGCCAACCTGGAAGAGGAGGTCGGTGCCGAGCTTGCGCCGTGCGTCGAGTGCGGTTCACCCACCAGTGCCGGGACCTGTTCGGTCTGCCGCATCAGGAAGGCGGTGCAGGACAGCAAGGCCAAGGACGATTAG